From a region of the Drosophila virilis strain 15010-1051.87 chromosome 3, Dvir_AGI_RSII-ME, whole genome shotgun sequence genome:
- the LOC6636555 gene encoding probable serine/threonine-protein kinase kinX, which produces MKLFIACMLIAAATAAVIPVEQARHRRDVSDIANEYIPPLEEVGADAPTEHVAQVPTTVGEDGYRYKTVRRLKYRQRRDVSEIANDYLPPSEEVASEAPVEEVAQDSAVLGDDGYQYKTVRRLKYRQRRDVSEIANEYLPPSEEVATEVPVEEVAQETAVLGEDGYQYKTVRRLKYRQRRDVSEIANDYLPPSEEVASEAPVEEVAQDSSVLGDDGYQYKTVRLLKYRQRRDVSDIANDYLPPSEEVATEVPVEEVAQDSAVLGDDGYQYKTVRRLKYRQRRDVSEIANDYLPPSEEVATEVPVEEVAQDSAVLGEDGYQYKTVRRLKYRQRRDVSELASEYLPPSEEVATETPVEEVAQDSAVLGDDGYQYKTVRRLKYRQRRDVSEIANDYLPPTEEVATEVPVEEVAQDSAVLGDDGYQYKTVRRLKYRQRRDVSEIANDYLPPSEELATEAPVEEVAQDSTVLGEDGYQYKTIRRLKYRQRRDVSEIANEYLPPSEELATEAPVEEVVRDSAVLGEDGYQYKTVRRLKYRQRRDVSEIANDYLPPSEEIVAEVPVEEVAQDSAVLDEDGYQYKTVRRLKLRHRRAL; this is translated from the coding sequence TCGCCCAAGTCCCCACCACTGTAGGAGAAGATGGTTACCGCTACAAAACAGTTCGTCGTCTAAAGTACCGTCAACGCCGCGATGTCTCAGAGATTGCCAACGATTACCTACCCCCTTCGGAAGAGGTTGCAAGCGAAGCACCAGTTGAGGAAGTCGCCCAAGATTCAGCCGTTCTCGGAGATGATGGCTACCAGTATAAGACTGTCCGTCGCTTGAAGTATCGTCAACGCCGCGATGTCTCGGAGATTGCCAATGAATACCTACCTCCATCTGAGGAGGTGGCCACTGAGGTTCCAGTTGAGGAAGTCGCCCAAGAAACAGCTGTTTTAGGTGAAGATGGCTACCAATACAAGACTGTCCGTCGTCTGAAGTACCGTCAACGCCGCGATGTCTCAGAGATTGCCAACGATTACCTACCCCCTTCGGAAGAGGTTGCAAGCGAAGCACCAGTTGAGGAAGTCGCCCAAGATTCATCTGTTCTCGGAGATGATGGCTACCAGTATAAGACTGTACGTCTTCTGAAATACCGCCAACGCCGTGATGTCTCAGATATTGCCAACGATTACCTGCCGCCTTCGGAAGAAGTAGCCACTGAGGTTCCAGTTGAGGAAGTCGCCCAGGATTCCGCGGTTTTAGGAGATGATGGTTATCAATACAAGACTGTCCGTCGTCTGAAGTATCGTCAACGCCGCGATGTCTCAGAGATTGCCAACGATTACCTGCCCCCTTCGGAAGAAGTAGCCACTGAGGTTCCAGTTGAGGAAGTCGCCCAGGATTCCGCTGTTCTCGGAGAAGATGGTTACCAATACAAGACTGTCCGTCGCCTGAAGTATCGTCAACGCCGCGATGTCTCAGAGCTCGCCAGTGAGTATCTACCTCCATCCGAAGAAGTTGCCACCGAGACTCCAGTTGAGGAAGTCGCCCAGGATTCGGCTGTTCTTGGAGATGACGGCTATCAATATAAGACTGTCCGTCGTCTGAAATACCGCCAACGCCGTGATGTCTCAGAGATTGCCAACGATTACCTGCCGCCTACGGAAGAAGTTGCCACTGAGGTTCCAGTTGAGGAAGTCGCCCAGGATTCCGCGGTTTTAGGAGATGATGGTTATCAATACAAGACTGTCCGTCGTCTGAAATATCGCCAACGCCGGGATGTATCCGAGATTGCAAATGATTATCTGCCCCCTTCGGAGGAATTGGCCACTGAGGCTCCCGTTGAAGAAGTCGCTCAAGATTCCACTGTTCTCGGAGAAGATGGCTACCAGTATAAGACTATCCGTCGCCTGAAGTACCGTCAACGCCGTGATGTCTCAGAGATTGCCAATGAATATCTGCCCCCTTCGGAGGAATTGGCCACTGAAGCTCCAGTTGAGGAAGTCGTCCGGGATTCCGCTGTTCTCGGCGAAGATGGTTATCAATACAAGACTGTGCGTCGTCTGAAGTATCGTCAACGCCGCGATGTCTCAGAGATTGCCAACGACTACCTACCTCCTTCCGAGGAAATAGTTGCTGAGGTTCCAGTTGAGGAGGTAGCCCAGGATTCGGCTGTTCTAGATGAAGATGGCTACCAATACAAGACTGTCCGTCGCCTGAAGCTGCGTCATCGTCGTGCCTTGTAA